In the Glycine max cultivar Williams 82 chromosome 19, Glycine_max_v4.0, whole genome shotgun sequence genome, ACAAAACTTTATAATGTGTTTTGTTGTCTTAACTCacgttttttcaatttttttttttaaaaaatcattcatCCCATAATTACTCTAAGTTAAACACGTTTAACTATGAAGTTTTTAAGtgatgaattataaaaaaattagatacatCTTGTTGGaataaataatatcaattaattcgtttaaattatttttaattatacaatCTCGTGCCTATATAACATCTAGATTCCTTCTTTTTTGGGTATTCATCTGGGTGTTAGTGACAATTAGTTCCATTATTATTTATGGATTATGACATGTGTAAGTTTTAGGTAAAGATAATAACATTGcctctaaactttttttttgtttaaattcagGTAGTTTCTCATCAAAAGTAAAAGACTAATTTTTTGaagtaaacaaatttatttttaaagctaATTTCTTTTagcatatttgtttttctaTATAGAATCCAGTATTATTTCTTTTGAAGTaaacaaatttgtttttttaaaataaatatttttctccatACACACATTAAACTTATGATCAATCATTAAGtagattaagtaaattaaattattttaactaagATTTCAAATTCTAATCATAAATATGCAGTTGctttaaatactttaaaaatctTATCATTCATatcatcttatcttatttatatagaattgtctataataaaaaattatgcgatctaacaaaaatattctcaacataATCTTATATAACATAGTTATATATTTTCCAATGTTTCCTCACATTACACCACTTTTTCTCACTAACACAAACATTTTGTAAGAGAGATTAACTATAATTAACCGCCACTTCCTCTCAATGCTATGCTATCCACATACTAATCCTAAAGACTTGTCCATAAACATAGGACCTACCTAAAATTAACAGCAGAAAACAATGTCCTAGTAGTTCCTAATCTCAAGGTCAAACACTCACCGCACGTTTCTCTCTCCTCCTTCTctcacacacagacacacacagatactctcttttctctctctctctaacccAACACGGTTTTGACTAACAAACAGAaggttttcatatttttcataattttccgGAAATAGAAAACATAATTTCTCTCTCTGTGTTGGGTGTGtctctgtttctctctctctctccgttgttgttgttgatccaTGGAAGAGGAACTTCAGAACCCAGAAGAAAGTTGAAACCTTTGGGCTAAACTCCGATACCCAATTGGCTGAAAGCTCCAATGCGGTGTTGTTGGAGGAGGAGACCCTCCTTGAAGAAGGAAAATCGTGGATCTGATGATGGTGGGGACATGGGTGATGAAGATGGTTTCAGGTGGTTGTAGGGTTGTTGTGGGGGGCAACGATCCGGTGGTGGTGCGGCAGCAGCATAGACGACGATGCAGCTTCACTTCTCGCCTAGCATGAGAAGCATCACGATATCGAGCAAAAATGGGTTTATTGACTTGATGAAGATCAAGGTCGCAGCTTGCCACATTTCCTATCGAACCCTCTTCCACACCATCCTCATCCTCGCTTTCTTGTTGCCCTTTGTCTTTATTCTCACTGCTCTTGTTACCCTTGAAGGTGTCAACAAGTGCTCCTCATTCGGTActcctttttttattcatttggttACATagtgtatgcattttttttttatttttttttgtatttggtcTTTAATCGAGTCTAATGGTATCttgtgatccatgtagccgaacTCCTATGGTCTGGTGAGATAACTGATGaggcttttatttatttcatttggtTACATTGTGTATATGTTTGTTTTTGGTCTTTAACCGAACCTAATGGTATTGCGTGATCCATGTAGCAGCCGACTTCGCCTGGATGGATATCTGATAAgcctttttattattcattggttgcattgtgtATATATTTGTATTCGGTCTTTACCCGAACCTAATGATATCgggtgatccatgtagccgacttCAACTGGATGGATATCTGATAATGCTGTTATTTATTCATTGTGTGATCCATGTAGCTGACCTTACCTGATGGGATGTTTGATaaggcttttgttgttgttgttgagtgaATATGTTTTAGATTTTGGATAAATTGGTTtggcatgtttttgtttgtttatttgttgTTCTAAGATGGATCTTGATTTGAATGTTGGGTTAAAAACTTTCACGTGTCAGGGAGACTGGAATTGTTATATTGCAATTGCAATCAATCATAGATTGTTTCTCTTGTGGTTTTTCTTTGTCTAGCTAAGATAGCATTTGCCTTTATTTCAAGATCTCAAGTGTGACTGGCCAATTTAAGTGTTTCATGATAATTTGTTGCATAGCTTGACTGCACTTGAACTCTGGAATAGTGATGATGCTTTCCTGACATGCATTGCTGAAACTTGTGCCCTGTTGTGTTTATTCTTTCTCGTGACAAATTGTTACATGCTTTTTGCCTTTTAGCACTGGAAAACTATTGTTTTATCATAagacataaattaattaaatcctgGCTAGTGTTTGTGTTTTTTGAGGTCCCTGTCTTTTTAAAGCTGGCTTATGCTTTTATCACTTGTTGATGAAAGTTTTGATAGACTTTTTTTTCTGTCATTTTGAAACATCATCCCATGTGTTTGTGTCTTTCTTTCATTATGTTACCCATATTCTTAAAGTCGATTGTTTTGTACATATTAATATCATGTCTCACCTTTTGTCTATTTTTGATccatgattgtttttttttttttttttgctccaGATTGTTTAGGTAGGCGGTTGGGACCAAAGCTTCTTGGTAGGGTTGATGATCCGgcggtaaataatttttttgttacttcAAATAGATATCTGATTATGTCATATCTACTAAAGATTTGATTAATTAACTATTATCTGAACCTTTCTTGTGATGATTGTAATGTTGCAGCAGAGACTAGTTAGAGATTTTTACAATATCCTTAACGAAGTAAAGACTAGGGAAATTCCATCTGCTCTAGAGCTTCCGGATTCATTTGATCAACTGGTTTCTGATATGAAGAGCAATCAATATGATGCGAAAACGTTTGCATTCATGTTAAGGGGAATGGTAAGTTTTTTGTTGTGCTTGCATAAAGTATCATGAACTTCTTTATTAATTGGTATTAAGTAGAGAAAGGATTGTCTGAAGTTGAATTCTGTTGATGTTTTTTAATGTTAGCTTATAACATATGACatagtttgaaaataaacattttaggCATTactgaaatttgagtatcaaaAGGTTGAGGTTGGGATAATTGATGTGCTATATATGAATGGTGGCTAAAAACTTTTACAATAACAACACATGCTGTATGCTGGTACGATGATTCAGCTGATGGCATCTCTatattttcatccttttttGTATGTTGATTTGAACCTGCAAACTGATGGTGAAGTCTAGTTCTGAGATTTAGCTTGTCTAAAGTAAGAGGGATAAACTTTAGAGTTTAAAGTGCTGTTATACTTATAGCCATTGATTAGAAAATCAGTGGTTAAGACTTTctaattattagtattaattataattgtattttCTCCCCTAAAGTGTACCCCCTCACTTTAGATTTGGAGGAGCTAACATGTTTTAGTAGCATTTATACTGGCtgttatgcatcatatcatattCATTTGATCTTGTGCTTGTATCCTTATTATAATGTTTAGGGTCTAACTTTTTAATGGCTTTTTGTTTGCAACTATGATTCATTACATGAGAAAAATGTTTCAGctcaaattcattttgtttattgaattgaggcatttaaaaggatttttttaaattatttaatctgtTTGCTTAGTTATATTCCTAATTTACCTGTTACATTAAAGTTTATACTCTGCTGTGTATTACTTTTCGTGAAGTCAATCAGGAACACTCCAAGATTATGTAGATTGCTTTTACCAAGATATGGTTGGTCAACATCTACTgtgaaattcaatttatagtTTGATTCAATTATACGAAGTATCATGATTGTGTTTACTTTCAGTCTTCCATTATCTGAATTTTAGGAAACTGGAGATAGTTTTTTATATGCCATACAACAAATAGTACTGTTCTTGTTATGGTAGTGTGTAGTTTATTATAtacttattttgaaatttgaaatgttGGACAAACAATCATAAGTCATTATATAAATAAGGCAATAATAAGATTATGTATTGGATGATTTGGCCAAATGAAAAACTGCTTCTTCCTCGAAGTGATTTTCTGGAATAGTGACTAAAAAGGTGCGAATTTTGTAGCACGGTTAAACAGGCATGTACCATGGTGGTTGCACTTAGCAAAATTTATCACAAATACCCAGAAAAAATTCATGTTAATAAgaaattcttttataaatatattacaagaacaagagataaaaaaataacagaaaaaaagaaaaagataattaacttaaatttcagGTTGTTTATATAATTCAGGAAGCCTAAAGAAATCTTATACTCTTCTAAATAAAAAGTGTAATGAATGTTAAGAAGTTGacagatgataaagataaatttCAGCAATTAGAAATGCAATGTTCTTTCCTCAAATTGCTCATATTTTGCTCATCTTTGACTTGACATATCTTTTCGTCGTTATCTCTTTACTTCTACTTGATACTTACATATTGTGATTTGGATTAAGGCTtatcttaaaatcattttattttcacattattatttttctttttggtttgttTGTCACAAGAgatctttctcttttccttttcttgcaCTTCAAAGTTCTCAGTTTTATGTACACTATTTATCAGCTGTTGGTAGTATTTTTTGTGGTCTTCATACTCTCATCACAAATAAATAGCAAGTACTGAGTAGTAGTGTAGTACTTTGCATCATTGTTGTTTTCATCTTGATTTTGGTTTACAACCTAATTAGTTATTTATGGATGATAACCGCTGGTTTATGCTAGGAGTTTGAGAAATTAGTGTGTATATGCAAGACTATTGTGTATAGCTTAGTGTATACATGTTCATATcaatagtttattattattattattatcccaTAGCATAATCGTATTTATCATGTTTCAATAGTGATGCtatatgataattatattgGTCTGTTACATTGCAATGTTTCTTTGAACAGATGCAGAAATTTGAGAGAGAAATCAGAGAATCTAAATTTTCAGAGCTGATGAATAAACATTTTGCAGCAAGTTCAGTTCCTAAAGGGATTCATTGTCTGTCTTTGCGTTTGACTGATGAATATTCGTCAAATGCCCATGCACGCAAACAACTGCCTCCTCCAGAATTACTACCTACACTGTCTGACAACTCTTACCATCATTTTATTGTTTCAACGGATAACATCTTGGCTGCTTCGGTAGTTGTTACTTCTACTGTGCAGTCATCTCAGAAACCTGAGAATATAGTCTTCCATGTCATCACTGACAAAAAAACTTATGCTGGTATGCACTCATGGTTTGCTCTAAATCCAGCCACTCCTGCTATAGTTGAGGTCAGAGGCATTCACCAGTTTGACTGGTTGACGAGAGAAAATGTTCCAGTACTTGAAGCAGTAGAAAATCAAAATGGGATCAGGAATTACTACCATGGGAATCATTTTGCGGGAACCAATCTCAGTGATACCAATCCATATAAATTTGCCTCAAAATTGCAGGCTAGAAGTCCAAAGTATATATCTTTACTCAACCATCTCCGCATTTACATACCCGAGGTAAGTTGGATTCAACAATTATACTCTTTCTGTCTTCTTTCTATGTTGGTCAGAATATTTGTCTGTAAGTTCTGCATTTCAAGCTCATAAAAGCTTCTTACCTGAATTTGCAGTGGCAAAAGTGGCTTGTCATTACTGAATCTCTCTGAATTCTCacgaattataataattaaagagaACATGAAAGCTATCTGTTAAAAGATGCAGAATTATGTTGAACTATTTCAAGTAAAATGCTTGGcccaaattatttttcaaaatgggggttaattaataaaagaaacatatGGCATGAAATGAGTGGAGGCATGATTCCTCCCATGGCAGCAGGTATTGATGCTGCTGCAAATAGATAATTGTAACTTATGGAATATTTGCATTGCTTTCATTAGCATTTAGCACTTATGTACCATTTTTATATGAGCCAATTTGAGCACATGAACATTTTATGTTGGAGAAATTTTCCATCTCTTATTTATGCTGATTGTGTTTCCATTATGTGTGTTGAACAGCTTTTCCCAAACCTTGACAAGGTGGTTTTTCTGGATGATGATGTTGTAGTTCAACGTGACTTGTCTCCACTCTGGGAAATTGATATGAATGGAAAAGTTAATGGAGCTGTGGAAACTTGCAGAGGGAACGATCAGTGGGTAATGTCTAAGCATTTTAGGAACTACTTCAATTTTTCCCATCCCCTCATTGCAGAACATTTGGATCCTGATGAGTGTGCTTGGGCTTATGGGATGAATTTATTTGATCTGCGTACGTGGAGAACAACAAACATAAGAGAGACATATCATACCTGGCTGAAAGAGGTAAAGTCATATATACTCAAACTAATACAATCcattaatttgaatttctagcaaattctgaattttaaattaatgctGTCGTACTGATTCAAATATCTACGCacgtgcatatatatatatatatatatatatatatatatatatatttgtgtgtgGGTGTTGAATAAACCATCACTTTCATCCACAATTTATTACCCTGTCTCCCAAGTAATCcctaaagtaataaaattaatcCCTGAAATATTGAATATACATCACTTTAATCCTTAAGTTGGTGGATTTCAGTAAAGTTTAGGGACCAGTTTGACaggttttttaaatattagaggGACTACTTGACACTATTTCTAATACTTCCAAGACTATctaaatagtatttta is a window encoding:
- the LOC100799373 gene encoding probable galacturonosyltransferase 13 isoform X5, whose translation is MQLHFSPSMRSITISSKNGFIDLMKIKVAACHISYRTLFHTILILAFLLPFVFILTALVTLEDCLGRRLGPKLLGRVDDPAQRLVRDFYNILNEVKTREIPSALELPDSFDQLVSDMKSNQYDAKTFAFMLRGMMQKFEREIRESKFSELMNKHFAASSVPKGIHCLSLRLTDEYSSNAHARKQLPPPELLPTLSDNSYHHFIVSTDNILAASVVVTSTVQSSQKPENIVFHVITDKKTYAGMHSWFALNPATPAIVEVRGIHQFDWLTRENVPVLEAVENQNGIRNYYHGNHFAGTNLSDTNPYKFASKLQARSPKYISLLNHLRIYIPELFPNLDKVVFLDDDVVVQRDLSPLWEIDMNGKVNGAVETCRGNDQWVMSKHFRNYFNFSHPLIAEHLDPDECAWAYGMNLFDLRTWRTTNIRETYHTWLKENLRSNLTMWKLGTLPPALIAFKGHVHPIDPSWHMLGLGYQNKTDIESVRKAAVIHFNGQSKPWLQIGFDHLRPFWNKYVNYTNDFVRNCHILDS
- the LOC100799373 gene encoding probable galacturonosyltransferase 13 isoform X4, producing MQLHFSPSMRSITISSKNGFIDLMKIKVAACHISYRTLFHTILILAFLLPFVFILTALVTLEGVNKCSSFDCLGRRLGPKLLGRVDDPARLVRDFYNILNEVKTREIPSALELPDSFDQLVSDMKSNQYDAKTFAFMLRGMMQKFEREIRESKFSELMNKHFAASSVPKGIHCLSLRLTDEYSSNAHARKQLPPPELLPTLSDNSYHHFIVSTDNILAASVVVTSTVQSSQKPENIVFHVITDKKTYAGMHSWFALNPATPAIVEVRGIHQFDWLTRENVPVLEAVENQNGIRNYYHGNHFAGTNLSDTNPYKFASKLQARSPKYISLLNHLRIYIPELFPNLDKVVFLDDDVVVQRDLSPLWEIDMNGKVNGAVETCRGNDQWVMSKHFRNYFNFSHPLIAEHLDPDECAWAYGMNLFDLRTWRTTNIRETYHTWLKENLRSNLTMWKLGTLPPALIAFKGHVHPIDPSWHMLGLGYQNKTDIESVRKAAVIHFNGQSKPWLQIGFDHLRPFWNKYVNYTNDFVRNCHILDS
- the LOC100799373 gene encoding probable galacturonosyltransferase 13 isoform X1; amino-acid sequence: MQLHFSPSMRSITISSKNGFIDLMKIKVAACHISYRTLFHTILILAFLLPFVFILTALVTLEGVNKCSSFAELLWSDCLGRRLGPKLLGRVDDPAQRLVRDFYNILNEVKTREIPSALELPDSFDQLVSDMKSNQYDAKTFAFMLRGMMQKFEREIRESKFSELMNKHFAASSVPKGIHCLSLRLTDEYSSNAHARKQLPPPELLPTLSDNSYHHFIVSTDNILAASVVVTSTVQSSQKPENIVFHVITDKKTYAGMHSWFALNPATPAIVEVRGIHQFDWLTRENVPVLEAVENQNGIRNYYHGNHFAGTNLSDTNPYKFASKLQARSPKYISLLNHLRIYIPELFPNLDKVVFLDDDVVVQRDLSPLWEIDMNGKVNGAVETCRGNDQWVMSKHFRNYFNFSHPLIAEHLDPDECAWAYGMNLFDLRTWRTTNIRETYHTWLKENLRSNLTMWKLGTLPPALIAFKGHVHPIDPSWHMLGLGYQNKTDIESVRKAAVIHFNGQSKPWLQIGFDHLRPFWNKYVNYTNDFVRNCHILDS
- the LOC100799373 gene encoding probable galacturonosyltransferase 14 isoform X6 — protein: MQLHFSPSMRSITISSKNGFIDLMKIKVAACHISYRTLFHTILILAFLLPFVFILTALVTLEDCLGRRLGPKLLGRVDDPARLVRDFYNILNEVKTREIPSALELPDSFDQLVSDMKSNQYDAKTFAFMLRGMMQKFEREIRESKFSELMNKHFAASSVPKGIHCLSLRLTDEYSSNAHARKQLPPPELLPTLSDNSYHHFIVSTDNILAASVVVTSTVQSSQKPENIVFHVITDKKTYAGMHSWFALNPATPAIVEVRGIHQFDWLTRENVPVLEAVENQNGIRNYYHGNHFAGTNLSDTNPYKFASKLQARSPKYISLLNHLRIYIPELFPNLDKVVFLDDDVVVQRDLSPLWEIDMNGKVNGAVETCRGNDQWVMSKHFRNYFNFSHPLIAEHLDPDECAWAYGMNLFDLRTWRTTNIRETYHTWLKENLRSNLTMWKLGTLPPALIAFKGHVHPIDPSWHMLGLGYQNKTDIESVRKAAVIHFNGQSKPWLQIGFDHLRPFWNKYVNYTNDFVRNCHILDS
- the LOC100799373 gene encoding probable galacturonosyltransferase 13 isoform X2 translates to MQLHFSPSMRSITISSKNGFIDLMKIKVAACHISYRTLFHTILILAFLLPFVFILTALVTLEGVNKCSSFAELLWSDCLGRRLGPKLLGRVDDPARLVRDFYNILNEVKTREIPSALELPDSFDQLVSDMKSNQYDAKTFAFMLRGMMQKFEREIRESKFSELMNKHFAASSVPKGIHCLSLRLTDEYSSNAHARKQLPPPELLPTLSDNSYHHFIVSTDNILAASVVVTSTVQSSQKPENIVFHVITDKKTYAGMHSWFALNPATPAIVEVRGIHQFDWLTRENVPVLEAVENQNGIRNYYHGNHFAGTNLSDTNPYKFASKLQARSPKYISLLNHLRIYIPELFPNLDKVVFLDDDVVVQRDLSPLWEIDMNGKVNGAVETCRGNDQWVMSKHFRNYFNFSHPLIAEHLDPDECAWAYGMNLFDLRTWRTTNIRETYHTWLKENLRSNLTMWKLGTLPPALIAFKGHVHPIDPSWHMLGLGYQNKTDIESVRKAAVIHFNGQSKPWLQIGFDHLRPFWNKYVNYTNDFVRNCHILDS
- the LOC100799373 gene encoding probable galacturonosyltransferase 13 isoform X3, translating into MQLHFSPSMRSITISSKNGFIDLMKIKVAACHISYRTLFHTILILAFLLPFVFILTALVTLEGVNKCSSFDCLGRRLGPKLLGRVDDPAQRLVRDFYNILNEVKTREIPSALELPDSFDQLVSDMKSNQYDAKTFAFMLRGMMQKFEREIRESKFSELMNKHFAASSVPKGIHCLSLRLTDEYSSNAHARKQLPPPELLPTLSDNSYHHFIVSTDNILAASVVVTSTVQSSQKPENIVFHVITDKKTYAGMHSWFALNPATPAIVEVRGIHQFDWLTRENVPVLEAVENQNGIRNYYHGNHFAGTNLSDTNPYKFASKLQARSPKYISLLNHLRIYIPELFPNLDKVVFLDDDVVVQRDLSPLWEIDMNGKVNGAVETCRGNDQWVMSKHFRNYFNFSHPLIAEHLDPDECAWAYGMNLFDLRTWRTTNIRETYHTWLKENLRSNLTMWKLGTLPPALIAFKGHVHPIDPSWHMLGLGYQNKTDIESVRKAAVIHFNGQSKPWLQIGFDHLRPFWNKYVNYTNDFVRNCHILDS